The sequence TGGAACCAGCCACCTCTGAGGTTCCTTTCCCACTTTCTCCTGCTTCCGGCTCCATCTCTGCCAATGGTCAGTCCAACCTGCCCAGTCCCCGCCCCAGACAGCCCTCCCACCGTCTTGGTGGGACCTAGACTTCAGAAAGcacgccccctccccccgacCAGTCCCCAGGCTAGCGCCTCACTGGTGGGCAGTGCCCCAGTCCCTCCAGGGTACCGGTGTGGGACAGGTTGCATCCCCCTAAACACCCCCGAGACCCGGGTCAGGCTGGGACCCGAGCCTACACCCTGGGCCGGGATGCACCCCAACCCACCaggccccgccccccaacccagGCCGCGGCGACCCCCTGCTAGGCCGTGCTCTGCCCCGGACCTGCCCACACCTTGAGATCGTCGGCTGCGTCCTGCAGCGGGCGCACTCGGTGCGCCCAGTGCTCCCCCGAGCGCTCGCAGGCCGCGCACAGCAGACGCAGCTCATCGCCGCAGAAGGCGGCCAGTGGCTCGCGGTGCGCGGCGCACACGCCCTGCGGGACAGGCGACGGAGGGTGCAGGAGCCGCGCCATTTCAGCCATCTTGGCGAGCGGGCGATTGGGTCGCAGGTTCCTCTGCGGGGACAGCTCGCGGCACTCGGGGCACGCGTACGGACCCTCGGGCTGGCCCCAGCAGCGCCGGATGCACTCGCGGCAGAAGTTGTGGCCGCAGTCGGTCATCACCGGATCCGTGAAGTAGTCGAGGCAGATGGCGCAGGTGGCCTCCTCTTGGAGGTTGGTGGACAGGTCGGGGGCGGCCATGGCACCGGTGCAACGGAGGAGGGCAGCGTTCTCCGCCGGCTCGGGCGGTGTCCGGCCGCTGCCTGGACTTTGGGGAGCGCGCGGGGACGCGCGGGCTTCGGGGACGCGAGGTACAGGGTACCGGGGGACTCGGGGAGCTTCGGCGCGCAGGGGATCAGGGGTCCGAGGCTGCACGACTCCGGGGATGCGGAGCGTACAGCCTCGGGACTGCGGTAGCTCCGGGAACGTAGAGCCCAGGGATCCCGTACACAGGCAGGAAGAGAAGTACAAGCAGGGGCGGAAGCAGGAAGCagctggggtttttttcttccccttttggaACAACCCACTTTAGCTCCGGATTGGCCATGGCCTGTCACGCGCTCCGCGGGCCGGACAGAATTGGAGGCTGCTCACCCTCTGACCTTGCGTCGCCGCCGCCACCTACGCGGGCGTGCGCCGCTTCCTCCAGGCTGCCCCGGGGTTGCAGTGCCAGGCCTCTCTGTCGGGCCCAGGGGTACCTGAGATGCAGGGGCCGGGGCCAGCCGGGTGCCCCGCACGGTCACTGGGTTCTCTGCGAAGCGCAGAGACCGCGAGGACAAGGGGAGGCCGAGGCTGTGTCGAAGTGTCGGGGAGCCCCAAGTCGTTCCCGGTGCGCTCCTGGGTGTCCTCGGGTGTCCTCGGGTGTCCCAGGGCTGGGAACGGTCAGAACTTGGGGGATGAGGGGCTCGGCCCGCAGGGACTTTGGCTTTGTTCGAGTACGAACACATTGACTAGAATTCTGGGGTTCTGCAACTGTTACCTGGCTGCTAACGCGTCTGCAACCGCGGGGGTCGGGgatagggggtggggtgggcggtggAGAGTGAGTGAAAGGAAAGGACCCTCTCTGATCCTCACTCTTTGAATTTTGACCCTGCAACTTCCCTGGGGTCGGAGGGATGGAGGTGGGCAGCTCTGAGACTTTTAGGAGTTCATCTTGAAAagtcttttcactttttcattttccttctgtgaaGGACCCAAATACGGAGTTTGCAGAGGACAGAAAAGGTAAGACACTTGAGGCCTTGACTCTACATATAAAAACCTGAACCTTGATGAGCCAGTGAATGGCAGGCAGCATCTCTAAGTGGAGAGTAGGGGATGTGGCTAAAGAAGACTGCACCACACTGTGCCTGGTACATGCAAATGTATGGATTTAGAAACTGACCCACTATGAAAGGTTTCTCTATGAAGCATCTGTAAATATAGCCTTTTAATGTTTAACTGCTTTAATCATGATACGTTTCTGCTTTGTGAGACCACCTGCACGGCTGATGACTGTCACAGGGAAATAAGCCGGGCAGGTGGGCTTGCTGAGCTGGACCACCTCACCTTCTGGAGAAATCAGGGCTGCCCAGGCTCCCCCTGCTCGTGCCTCTATCCCTTCACCCATAGGGTCACTGTAGAAATGACCATCTGGCCTGATTTGGGGGCCCCAAGGCAGAAGAAgggctgcagggggcctgggaagGTGGGCTGGGAGTAGGTATGCAGGTGGGACCCATTGTTCACATTGTAGAAGGACACCTCTCCAGCCTCGAAATCCAGGAAGATGCCCACGTGGCTGGGGGGCTCGGTCACCGTGACGGGGATTAGGGCCGACGTGGCAGGTGCATACCTCTTTCCCTTGCATAGCTGCACCACCCAGAACCCATTTTCTGGGGACTTGAGGACCCTGCCCCTCCGGCTCACGTTGTCCCTGCACACGCCCAGGGCCCACAGTGCATCACCGGTGAGGTTCATGCCCACCTCCCAGTAGTGCCTCCCCGAGGAGAAGGTCTCTTGGCCCACCGCACAGGGGTAGGCTAGGAACCTGTCCTTGCCACAGGGTGTGCCATCCATCGGGGTGCTCAGGTAGCGCCTCTGGCGGCTCTCATACAAGAGGAGATAAGGGTATGCCGTGGAGGGGTCGGGTACCACGTCCTCTGGAGACAGGcccagggtggaggggagagggagacctTTCAGGGTCAGGGTGGGGAGGGCAAGGCCCTAGCAGGGGCCGAATAATCCCCTGTTCATCCTAACCCCCACTCAGGCCTCCCTTTGGCTGAGTTCAGCTGTGAACCTGGAGTTACTACATGATCCCATACCCCAGCTGTGGATATTGGAGGTGCCAAGGAGGTGGAGCTGGGGAACCATCTGGGCATTGGGCAGTGTGGTTGAGACCTCTCCCCGCATTGGTGGCTCTTGCCTTGAGCGGCTAGGAGTAGGGTGGGGCATTGCCAGGAGCACCTGGGTCTCCACTGCTTACCTTGGAAACTCTTGAGCACCTCTATCTGCCCTGGGACCCTGCAGACGGTCTTCAGAATGGTGGGGGTGGCCTCTGGGTACTGCACGCTCAGGCTGTTCTTCCTCCAGTGGACACAGGTCTCACTGTCCCCTCTGGCCCCACTCGCAGTCCTCCCTGCACCCATCACCTCCTCCACTGCAGGTGGTTACGTACCTGCTGAGGAGGTCCTTCTTATCCTTCAAAAGACacggaaggaggaagagagattgGCAAGGCCCCATTAGGGATCTGTGGCATTCCCAAGCACCCTGTGTCAACATTTGGCCAGTAGAGCTAGAAGGGCTTTAGGATGTTTTCCCATGGCCCTGTTTCCAGTTTCCAGAGTGTAACCCTGACTTTAGGCTATACACAGTAATCATATATCTGACTTGCCCAGGCCTCCTGTTCTTCCCCATCACAATGAATGAGGACACAGGGAAGCTGTCCTGCTCATGACAGACCATGAAGGTATGGGAGACCAAATGGTGTTTTCACCCTGTGGGCTTCAGGCCTTGAGTGGGTCAGGAGTCGGTTTAGTGGGTTGCAAACAGATTGATTTTTGATAGAAGACAAAGCAGTGCCCCAAAGGTAGAGTGAGGGCGTAGTCTGTTGTCTACACCAGGACACTTACTGGGGACAAAACTCACAGGATGCCAGGATAACAGGCATAAAATTGGACTGACCCAGGCACACTGGGAGATACCCTGCATGTGGCATTTGCTTCAGTTGTATAAACATGTTCCTGTGAATGTGTGTAAAACGGCTCTCAgtgtgaaatgtatttttttttgctatggaTCCCATCACTCCGCATGCTCAGTTGATGAGTCCCTGGCAGGCCAGCTGCACGTTCTCCCCACTTCCATAGCGGGCAGGTGTCATCACGTGACTTGCTCTTGCCTGTGGTGTCACAGGTGCCTGTCTGGGCCAGTGTGTCCGTGCCCGGTATCACTGTGGACAACAGCTGCCTTCAGGCCACATCCCTGAGCTATGAAGGGAATGAACACAGGTCTCTAGGATTGGAGCTGGGCTGAGTTGgccccctccccaaattcatctGTGGTGGatccctaacccccagtacctcagaatgtgactgtatttggagatagggtcttaaAGATGTGATGAAGATAAAATCAGGTCATTAGGCTGGGCAATCCAATCTGACAACGTCCTTGTAGGAAGAAGCTATCAGGGCACAGACACAGGGAcgaccgtgtgaggacacagggagaaatgGCTGTCTATAAGCccaggagagaagcctcaggagaaaccaacgtTGCCCACAGCTTGAGCTCAGACTTCAAGCCTCAAGGAGTGTGaagaataaatgtctgctgtttaaaccacccagtctgtgatatttgttACGCAGCCCTAGCTAAGACAGAGCCTTCCCTGTTGGCCTGAATCTGTTGCCACAGGTCAGTCCACCCTGATCACACCTGAGCCAGAGCTCatgcccccatcccccactcccagccAGGGGAATAGGTGtgccctcctcacctgcagcATCTGCAGTGGTGGGTGCTCATTCCTGTCCTCCAACTGCAGTAGCAGCATCTCCAAGGAGCGACTCTGCTGCTGCAGTGAGGCCACGCTCTTCTGCAGCTTTTCcactgtctcctcctcctcctccttcagggcCTGGAGGAGGCGCTGCTTCTCCTCCAACAAGAAGAGGCCAATCTTCTCAAACTCAGCCCCGATGCGCTCCCTCCGCTCCTTCACCTtctcctgtgggggtggggggtggggtcctgGAGGTGAGGTACCACCCCAAGTGCCCCGTTTTCAGACCCCATCTACCAACTGAACCCACCAGCTTGGAAGGGCTGCTATGGGGGCAATGGCACATCTCCCCTGGATCCCAGTGAGTCACAGAAAACCAGCAAACCTGGCAGGGGTGGAAGCCAGGGCCCCAATTAGGTCCTCAGCATAATTTTACTCTAAGCCCCAGATGGCAACTTCCAAGCATCCGTGTGCCCTTGCTCTCTGCATCTCTGAAATGGCTAGTCTATGCTGAGCACACCATTCTCAGTCCTGATTTGGCAGGAATTCTGTGACCTGGGAAATCCTTGCCTTTCTGGGGTCCCATGTTCTCATCCACACAGGACAGTGAGTCCCATCTCAAAGGGTTCCACAGGTGCAGGAGACCCTGTGGGTGCTCTAGGGCCTGGCTGGGCCTTCCCCACCCTGCTCAGCTGCTGAGCATGGTCCCCAGGACCTACCTGCCACTCAGCCAAGGTCTCTTCCTCCTTGGCCTGCAACTTCCCGGTCTTCATCATTTCCTCTCGCAGGTACCCCATGTCCTCCTCCAACTTCAACTGTGGGGCACCCGAACCATGGGATTTAGGGTCAGTGGGTCTGCATGCCCCACATCTAGATGGTACCCTCTGAAGCTGCATCCACCCCAGACCATCCTAAAGGGGTGCAGGGGATGCAACTATGCCAGCCCCGATTCTGCCCCTTTGGCTTCAGGACTATTTTGAGCAGGAGGCAACTGAGAATCAACAGATGCCAAAAGATGCCTTCCAGGGGCTCCCGCTATCTCACCAAAAGCACCTCGCTGGGGATGTTTTATGCCCATGAAGAAGATGGAAAGTTGGTGTCAAGATGGACCAGCACTAATAACCCTTATCTTCCTTTAGTTTCGCCTATATATTTACTTTCTGCTACGGTCTGAAAGTTTGTGTCCCTTCCTGCCAAATACATATACTGAAGCCTTAACCTCCATTGTGATGGTAggagtggggcctttgggaggtgatgaggtcatgaggatggagcccacataaatgggattagtgccattATGAAAgtgaccccacagagctcccttgccccttcttccaggtgaggacacagcaagaagttgGCCATGTATGAACCAGGAGGGGGCTCACCTGACTATGCTGGTGCcctgatctcggacttccagcctccaactGCGAGCAGTACATTTCTGCTgataagccacccaatctgtttTATTCTGTTATAACAGCCCAAGCAGACTGAGACACTTTCCCCATAGTCTGCCACCCTTGGGAGCCTGAAACCTTTGCCTTTGTCTTGCTGCTTTTCTCAAAATGTACTATTCTTTGTTAAGATGCTAGATGAGCCCAAGTTCTAACTGACTGTTTTTTACTGTTGCTGCAGTTTCTCCCAAGTGACTTGCCTCGCACGTGTGTGTCAGTAAACAGTGTGCATTTGTCTTTGCTCAATCTAAGTTATGGGCCCCCAGCAAAGGAGCCTCAGGTGGATGGAGGAGAAAGGCTCCCCTCCCCTTGCCTAGCAGAGGGTTGCCAGGCCTGCCCGCACAGATGGCTGCACAAGGACCAGGGAATGTGGATGGGAATGTGGTGGGGACTTTGTCAGTCTGGACACCTGCATAACCAGAGTTGGCATCACAATCACCAGCCTGTTTTGTTGTGGGAGTGTGGGGACACTTGGACCTCCctgtccccctgccctgcccccagcccggGCCCACCTTGTACTCCTGCACAGCCTCCTCAATAGGTACCACACTATGGGGCCGGTGTTCCTGGGACTCCCTGCAGATGACACAGATGGGGCTCTGGTCGTCCTCACAGAAGAGTTTGAGCATCTCCTGGTGCACCTGGCACAGGTCCCTGCTCCGTAGGCTGGGGTGCTGCCGTGCCATCTCGGCCACCTTGGTCAGCAGACGGTTGGGCCGCAGATTCCTCTGGGGGGATAGCTCGCGGCACTCGGGGCAGGGAAAGGAgcccttcccctttcttctccttttctggcCTTTGGCCTTTTCCCAGGTCAGCTGGATGCACTCTCGGCAGAAGTTGTGACCACAGGTGGTCATCACAGGGTCTGTGAAGTAGTCGAGACAGATGGAGCACGTGGCCTCCTCCTGTAATTTTCTGGCAAGTTCTACAGCATCCATGGCTCCTGGGGAAGGAACAGAATGTCCTGCACATCCTCTGCCTGGAGCTCTGGGCTCTCCACAGCACTCTCTCAGCATCCTTGTGCAGATGGAGTCTGAACACGGGGTTGTTAGGGTACTCTGACTTATCTTCAATAAGAGGCACAAATGCCTCACTGAAAGCTGACAAACACCCTCTCCTTCACCAACCCCAGTCAGCGCTCTCTAAGCTGTAGGCCTGTCTTTGCCCGGCCTTACCCAGTTTTAGTGAGACTTTCACAGTATTCCCACTGTGATATATGATCTACAAGGTacgtcaaaaattatccacactctggctgtagaatttaactaacgtttaggaaagacaaatacatcatttttcgacataatctccttgtttttcaatacactttgtccatctgtcaacaagcttttgtagtccctcagaaaatgttttaggctgagctgcaagctcCGAATGCATGgccatcttcacttcttcatcagaagtgaatcttcatccttatagggctgatttcaggggaccaaacaggtgaaagtccaatgaagcaagatcaggactctagggatgatactttaacacctcaaagtaatccatgacagacttaggctttgaaaagtttgtgcgagatgggtaccaaaacaactcacggaagaggataaacagaagcatttggttatctgcaaacaaaatttggaccgataacTCTAagaaaggtgaaagtttcttaaagagaatcattactggtgacaagacatggattcatcactatgagcctgagagtaaacggcagagtatggaatggaaacgtCCTCAattgccgaccaagaaaaagttcaatagtcaaccatcagctggaaaattggtACTTAAAGTTTTCTggaattctcaagggccagtattggaacattatcaggagaAAGTTCAACAGTCAACAGTGCTCATGACAGTGAGGTGcatattgaagagctgaagcccaaacttcggattaaacgcagaggactgctatccaagggtgctgtgatcttgcgtgacaatgcatgtctgcacacttctgcccacactgttgacactctgcaaaaactttgttttgcagtgttaaagcatcctccctagagtCCTAATTTTGCTCCATTGGaccttcacctgtttggtcccctaaaagcagccctatgaggacaaagattcacttctgatgaagaggtgaagacagcggtgcattcgtggcttgcagcccatcctaaaacattttttaatgagggactacgaaatcttgttgacagatggacagaatgtattgaaaagcaaggagattatgtcaaaagatgatgcatttgtcttttctaaaagttaattaaaataaattctacagccagagtgtggctaatttttgactcatcctcgtagtTCCTCATCCGCTACATTTAATGAATATATGTCCTTGACCCTCCTTAGGCAAGAATCCTGTTAGGCCAGTTTAGCAAGAAGCCCCTTCCTCATGGCGCCTCTTAGTGATTTTCCAACACTGAACCCCAtcaccctgctccttggctaCAGA is a genomic window of Hippopotamus amphibius kiboko isolate mHipAmp2 chromosome 15, mHipAmp2.hap2, whole genome shotgun sequence containing:
- the TRIM17 gene encoding E3 ubiquitin-protein ligase TRIM17 isoform X2 → MDAVELARKLQEEATCSICLDYFTDPVMTTCGHNFCRECIQLTWEKAKGQKRRRKGKGSFPCPECRELSPQRNLRPNRLLTKVAEMARQHPSLRSRDLCQVHQEMLKLFCEDDQSPICVICRESQEHRPHSVVPIEEAVQEYKLKLEEDMGYLREEMMKTGKLQAKEEETLAEWQEKVKERRERIGAEFEKIGLFLLEEKQRLLQALKEEEEETVEKLQKSVASLQQQSRSLEMLLLQLEDRNEHPPLQMLQDKKDLLSRKNSLSVQYPEATPTILKTVCRVPGQIEVLKSFQEDVVPDPSTAYPYLLLYESRQRRYLSTPMDGTPCGKDRFLAYPCAVGQETFSSGRHYWEVGMNLTGDALWALGVCRDNVSRRGRVLKSPENGFWVVQLCKGKRYAPATSALIPVTVTEPPSHVGIFLDFEAGEVSFYNVNNGSHLHTYSQPTFPGPLQPFFCLGAPKSGQMVISTVTLWVKG
- the TRIM17 gene encoding E3 ubiquitin-protein ligase TRIM17 isoform X1, encoding MDAVELARKLQEEATCSICLDYFTDPVMTTCGHNFCRECIQLTWEKAKGQKRRRKGKGSFPCPECRELSPQRNLRPNRLLTKVAEMARQHPSLRSRDLCQVHQEMLKLFCEDDQSPICVICRESQEHRPHSVVPIEEAVQEYKLKLEEDMGYLREEMMKTGKLQAKEEETLAEWQEKVKERRERIGAEFEKIGLFLLEEKQRLLQALKEEEEETVEKLQKSVASLQQQSRSLEMLLLQLEDRNEHPPLQMLQDKKDLLSRKNSLSVQYPEATPTILKTVCRVPGQIEVLKSFQALGHPRTPEDTQERTGNDLGLPDTSTQPRPPLVLAVSALRREPSDRAGHPAGPGPCISGTPGPDREAWHCNPGAAWRKRRTPA